tttaccACCACGTtgttcaccggagggattaAAGTATAACAAACATGCTCCGCTCACGCTCTTCCTCGGATGGTGTCCTTTTGGCATCCAATTTTGAGTACATACGACCGATACAATCAGGGAGTGGCATTAATTGTTTATTGTGCATCTGTTTGGTTTCCTTACGTCTCCTAAATTATAATTTCTCCGACCACGACGTCGACAACCCTCGTCTTCTTACTTATGATCTTTTCTCAAAGAGATTGGACTTAGGATTAGAAGAATATCTTGTGATACAAGCTAtggttttatgtttatgtttaacTTAGCCTACAGTCAATTATCTAGGTAAGGAATTAGTAACGCTATTAAAGAGACCCTAAAATTTGATCACACACTTGAGAAGCAGAAACATATAAGTCATTCACTAAATTAAATCATNaaaaaaaaaaaaaaaaaaaaaagctaaactAGAAGCTAGGGTTTTTTGGATCTCTAAGAGCCCAAGAGTGTTCCTTgtgaatctcttcttcttcttcgggtgTGTAAGCTAAAAGATTTCTCGAAGTTCCTATACTCTCTTTTCTATGATATAATCTGCAACGGCCTGGGAAGTGAGATCAAGAAGATACCGTCACACTTTGAGATAGTCAGCAGCAATAAGGAGGCTGACGGTCTTATCAGCATCAACATTCTTCATGAACACTTCGTCCCAAtccttgagcttcttcttcgcATCCTCAGTTGCTACATGATCATCATCGACGTGTCTCTTGCAATACTCGATAACCATGGCGAGGATCATTCCTGTAACTTTTTGAAGCGGGATTTCGTTAGTAGCACAGTCGTCTTCGATCATTTGCCTTACGGTCTGCATTTTTCTCGCCACCACTTCCTCAACTTCGAAAGACTCGCCATCAGAGCTTGTCAACACAATCTTTTTCGAAGACATTGTTTACCTTGAATGAGAGATGGTTTTTTGGACGATGTCTATATTTATAAATCTAAGAGTCGGTCAATTGTGCAATAATCCTTTTCACAAATAGACTTGGGgaaacctttttcaaaaaaacaatagaattGGGGTAATTAACATGTTATTTCCTtgtctcacaaaaaaaaaaaaaaggaagaaacccaaattcttattttaaaaaacgttTCGTAAAATATATTCCAGAaacttttttagaaatttactAATACTCTTCTGTTTCTTAATTTAAGGAAAAAGTGTTAAATGTGGCCCTCTCGCTAAAGATGGATTTTGTGAGGACTATACTCATTGTTGGTTATATATGAATATCATAGTTGAACAAAATAAGCCATGCGATGGTTCATAACTGTGAAACATGACAATTTCCAATCTGTGTCACACAATATTGTAACTTTCAATCCGTTTTTGTGCAAAACTCTTTGTCAGTGCCAGCGATAGGTAGGTGCAAGGTGTGCATTTTCAGGGACCACTCTAAATTAACATAAATAGTAGTGTAttttgaaacccaaaaaaaaatttcaaaaaaaaattatatgtaattaaagcccatttttcaaaaattgaaaaagggACCATAacaatttttgagatttttacaCCGGTCCTACTCTTTGTGGATGAGATTGTTAATCTTGGGGATAGGGATTTCATTTTCGTATTGAAATTATATTGAAAGGAAACCTACAAAAGATTCTTAAAGTTGTGATAATTCTAGGATGAACAataattgtaattttgtttttaaatgagGATGTATATATGTTGTTAAACCTCGTCAAAGTTGTTATTTCGTGTCTCTTTTATGAATTTAGTGAGAAATGCCACTTTTGAAACTAAAGTTATGAAGAATACCACTTTagtttttcctttttagaaATGCCACTTTCCAATTTTATGTCATATGATAAAAAGACGTTTATACCCTTTTAATAAGAAAGAgatgatttaagaaaaaaaaattggaggagTGGTGAATTTTGCGGCACAAAAAGTCACATATGTTGAACTTATGGTAGACCAGATCCAATGTTTAATCATGTTTAGTCCATCTCCAATTTGTCCTTCGACCTCTAAAGTGGACCAAATCTGCTTGGTTTGACTCTACTTGTCCATTACCCATACTGAGATGGAAGAAGATAAGAAGTCTTGAACTAGAATAAGAGGTCTAagacttgacaaaaaaaaaagagatctgaaaaaaaaagtttgcgTTTCAactctcagaaaaaaaaaaagctaaactaaattaattagttttagccTTTTAGATTAAAAATGATAAGGATATAATAGTATTTTAGATGTAGGCTTGTGGCAGGCGGGAGTAGAAATAGCATTGGGAAAAACTTTTGGTACTATGTATAAGAGAACTAataattttctctttaaaaaaatctggcaaaaaaaagcagaacaaaaaaataaaaataaaaaatacttttggTGATATCATTCACTTATGAATGTTTGTTAACATACATAGGAGCTTTCaatctatattaatttttacaaactTATTCCTTACATAGGCCGGTCGATATATCTCTGGCTAGCCCAtacagtttttagttttttatatacaaaaaaaaactataattattagctaaatgttgttaatatatggcattttattgctgattttcaAGTGAGTTCTTGTAGCTTTGCATTTGAGTTTAGTTTGCCACCATTTTGCTGGAGGCAGAAGAAGATGTCTTTGTCTCGCTCTGAGTTGCAGTCTCAACGAATTGGGTAGTGACTTGTTCCCACTTGGTGATTGTCTGCTTAATCTGCATTTGTTGTGCTGGTGTGCATGTCAAAGAcccttctttctttcctttgttcTGACTCACAATTTGACTATGGATGGTTTCTAACTCTTGGAGAGTCTTCATCACTTCTCCCTGGTAAGTTTCCATAGACTGTTTAACCTGTCAACATAgcacaagagaaagaaaaaacgttACGAAAATGGACTTTGATATTGTGAATCATAAGATAAGACAATGTCTTGTTCCCCCACCTCAGCTGATTTGCTTTCAATTCTTGATCGAATAAATGCCATGGCACCAGACACTTTTCCAGCAGCAGATTTAATCCTAGTAAACAAATCTTTTCCTTCTTTGACGGGAGCAATCATTGTACCCTTGAGTTGCTCGAAGAAGGCTTTGTATTCTTCCTTCTGCGGGCACTTCTTTTCGAGGTTCATTATGAATGATGAGACTTGTTTGGAAGTCTCAGCCTCAACTTGTTCCACATTTACGGTGCTGCTCTGACTAGTTTCGGTCTTTTCACTAGCGGAGCTTTCACCGTTAGCTTTAGTATCCTTAGTGGAAGTTTCTTTTCCACTTGCATTAGAAGAGCTTTCTGCTTTAGTTTTAGTATCCTTAGTGGAAGTTTCTTTTCCACTTGTAGCAGAAGATTCTTCCTCGGTGTTTTTAGTATCCTTAGAGCTAGTTCCTTTTCCACTTGCATCATCAGAAGAGGTTTCTCCGGCAGGTTTAGTATCCTTAGAGGAAGTTTCTTTTCCACTTGCATCAGAAGAGCTTTCTCCTTTAGTTTTAGTATCCTTAGTGGAAGTTTCTTTTCCACTTGCATCAGATGGGCTGCTGGATGGACTTCCAGTTCCACTAGGACTGCCCGAGTTAGAATTTGAATCTTTAGTCTCTTCAGAAGAGCCTTTAGCTGAGGTTGAGCTTTCTTTACCAGAGCTTTTGCTGTTGCTGCTTGAATCTTCTTTTTCAACATTAGATTCTTCACTGgaagaagagtttgatgagCTCATCACCATTGTGTTTGTTATTCGTGTAATGATTGTTTCCCATTTCAAGATcccttctttgatttctttttgttgttctgCCGTTAACTTCATGGTGTCTTCACTCTCGTCCTGTCTACGGCCTCCCATAATTTTAGCCGCCACGGATTTCATAAACTTAAAGGTATTAATGGCTTCCATTTTTTCCTCTTGGATTTCCTCCCTTATCTGTTAAATTATATAAGCATGCATGATGTATAGTAAATTAAATGGTTCATTAGCCATAAGTATCGATAACTTGGATAATAAGTTACCTTTCCAATCGCAAAAGAAGAGATGGCCTTGAAGATGCCTCCGGCTTTGGCCTTCAAGTCTCTATCGTAATCTACTTggtctcttctttttattgggCAAACATACTTGGCAAATCCCCTAAGTTTCTCAAAGAAGACCTTGAACTTATTGTTCTTGGGACATTCCTTCTCAAGATCGGCCACAAAGACCATCACTACTTTAACCGTGTAAGGCTCCACATCCTTCACAGTCTTTGGATCTTCAAGCTGAGGCAAAGATGGCTTATAATTCAGGTGTGCTGAAGCCAGATCCAGAAGGGACGCAGTTGCAAAAAGAATGGTAAAGCATAAAAATAGTTGAACTCTTgccattattttatttttttggttttaagattattctttttttttatttttttttttttgcgaggaaaaaagattaaagaatgAATGAATTATAATGGGATTCTTTGGCTGCTTTTATAGTTATGTTTAGTTTTCTATGTTTAGAAATCATTGACCCGCTGATCACTGAGAATTTGGGGGAACAAGGTCTAAATAATAGCAAAGAGCTTCATGGTTCTTAGGTTTCACAAAAATTTCATTGACGATGAGCTCTTTTAGTTTTCCATTAAAATCTATAGTAGTTGTTTTCCTAAAAaacttattcattttctttttatatgaatttagtatttaatttttttttacctcgaAATTAGTATTTATTCTAAGATCGTAAAAACTAGAATTCATATATTGGGACAATTGGAGAAGATTTTGGCAATggttatgaatttttttaagaatggtaaaacaaatacatagaaaataaaataatatgagtaactttttttttgtcggaaAAAAGGGTTACACCACTgaatttattaaacaaaaaacaaaatgaaacaacaaactacACTCGCAACAAACGTGGGAACGCAATCCCGCAAGCATCATCGAAAAGCACAGAAGTAACCACATCAACTCTGGACTCAAACAAGTGAAAACCTGGAGGCAATGTGAAAGCATAGTTAGCCAAACCATCCGCCAAACGGTTCGCTTCCCTATACACGTGAGAAATACGTACTATCCAGTCACGCGACATCAAGCCATAGCACAAACGTACTAGGAAGGACAGAGGATGTGAATCATTGATCCCTGCCGTTAAAAAACCCACCACTATCTCGGACTCTATCTCCAGTTCAACCCGCCTATACCGTCTTTCCCAAGCCACATACAATCCATGATACGCCCCCATAACTCTGCTAACAGTGCTGAACATATACCGATGTTCAACGAGAATCCCACACACCAGTTGCCGTCGTGATCCTGTACAATCCCGCCCGCTGCAGCTAACCCCGGGTTCCCACGAGACACCCCATCCGTGTTCAGCTTTACCCAACCCTCCCCAGGTGATGTCCACTTAATCAGTCGTTCTTCCCTACCAGCTGGATTTAGATTTCCTAACAGAGTTGCATGTGCTCGAGTAACCTCATGTCCCATCTCTGTCAAAAACGTCACTCTGTCCTGACAACCACCTGGTGTGTTAAATACAGTAGCACAACGCCACTTCCATCCCCACCAAACACTCAAAGCAAACATTGTCGACCATGCGCAGACATCGGTCCCTGCATTCTGGCTTAAGTTATCATATATCCATTCAAGAATTGATTGAGAACCAAACCTTTGAAGCCTCCCCGGAGGTACCAGTCTAGACCAAACCCCCATCATAACCGGACAGTCACGAAGCACATGTAACAAAGACTCTTCACTACCATGACAAACTGAGCATAGCCCTGTCTCGCTCATATGGCGCCGACACCTCTCAACATTGGTCAAGACTACCTGATGTGCGACCAACAAAAGAAACACTCGAACTCTCTTAGGAGCCACCACTTTCCATATACGAGTGAAAAACTTCTCCATGTCCTGTCGGGGTGCCTCATTGCGAGTAAGGAGCCAATATGCGGATTTAACTGTAAAGTTTCCATTCGCACTGGCTTCCCATGACATTCTATCTTTGGCGCCTGTGACATCATCTAAGACCACCGCTGCCAAAAGCAACCTTATATTCTCGGACACAAACTGTCCCACATAAGCCTAGTTCCATTCTGCCCCATTCACCCAAATATCTCGTACGGTAACAAAGCTATACCCATCCGGTAAGCCATGTGAAACCAAATCACATAGGGGGGTCCCTAGCAACAATT
The sequence above is drawn from the Camelina sativa cultivar DH55 chromosome 4, Cs, whole genome shotgun sequence genome and encodes:
- the LOC104780132 gene encoding SKP1-like protein 15, whose translation is MSSKKIVLTSSDGESFEVEEVVARKMQTVRQMIEDDCATNEIPLQKVTGMILAMVIEYCKRHVDDDHVATEDAKKKLKDWDEVFMKNVDADKTVSLLIAADYLKV
- the LOC104780133 gene encoding uncharacterized protein LOC104780133 — protein: MARVQLFLCFTILFATASLLDLASAHLNYKPSLPQLEDPKTVKDVEPYTVKVVMVFVADLEKECPKNNKFKVFFEKLRGFAKYVCPIKRRDQVDYDRDLKAKAGGIFKAISSFAIGKIREEIQEEKMEAINTFKFMKSVAAKIMGGRRQDESEDTMKLTAEQQKEIKEGILKWETIITRITNTMVMSSSNSSSSEESNVEKEDSSSNSKSSGKESSTSAKGSSEETKDSNSNSGSPSGTGSPSSSPSDASGKETSTKDTKTKGESSSDASGKETSSKDTKPAGETSSDDASGKGTSSKDTKNTEEESSATSGKETSTKDTKTKAESSSNASGKETSTKDTKANGESSASEKTETSQSSTVNVEQVEAETSKQVSSFIMNLEKKCPQKEEYKAFFEQLKGTMIAPVKEGKDLFTRIKSAAGKVSGAMAFIRSRIESKSAEVKQSMETYQGEVMKTLQELETIHSQIVSQNKGKKEGSLTCTPAQQMQIKQTITKWEQVTTQFVETATQSETKTSSSASSKMVAN